One genomic window of Solanum stenotomum isolate F172 chromosome 9, ASM1918654v1, whole genome shotgun sequence includes the following:
- the LOC125876075 gene encoding NAC domain-containing protein 1-like: MAYDERKSRSYSVYTEGFRFHPTDRELMKYLLHYVINKPLPTLVPIEQEDLYSKDPWVFFDGRKEKTMYFFTELKKKKKENTRYVRSVGSGSWKSQDKGKAVISERGSILGYKRSLRYQWKASEHDGQWLMKEYSVSDEVKKQLRKRVRDYNKENYVLCRVKRKKGEDDPIEQKETIETEELNAIIDDPLNGVLKPIATLNLTL, from the exons ATGGCATACGACGAACGAAAAAGTAGGTCGTATTCAGTGTATACAGAGGGATTTCGATTCCATCCAACAGATagagaattgatgaaatacctATTACATTACGTAATAAATAAACCGTTGCCTACATTAGTTCCAATTGAACAAGAAGATCTTTATTCAAAAGATCCATGGGTATTTTTTGATGGTAGAAAAGAGAAGACGATGTATTTTTTTACggagttgaagaaaaaaaagaaagaaaatacgAGATATGTTCGAAGTGTTGGAAGTGGTTCATGGAAATCACAAGACAAAGGCAAAGCTGTAATTAGTGAACGAGGTTCGATATTGGGATACAAAAGAAGTTTAAGGTATCAATGGAAAGCGTCAGAACACGATGGACAATGGCTCATGAAAGAATATTCAGTATCGGATGAAGTTAAAAAACAATTACGTAAACGAGTACGT gaCTATAACAAAGAAAATTACGTACTTTGCCGagtgaaaagaaagaaaggggAAGACGATCCAATTGAACAAAAAGAGACGATTGAAACTGAAGAGCTCAATGCTATTATTGATGATCCTCTTAATGGCGTATTAAAGCCTATAGCAACATTGAATCTGACTCTCTAA